One window from the genome of Nicotiana sylvestris chromosome 9, ASM39365v2, whole genome shotgun sequence encodes:
- the LOC138877297 gene encoding uncharacterized protein: MGWTRFRTTLYKNNAQFTAVGSHKINGYDDKGEKRCRLMMGETGPGVFHTGQKSCAHNGRMYEELGKKGEEKKLFRLAKLRERKARDLDQVRCIKDEDDRVLIENAQIKRRWQTYFHKLLNEEEDRDIVLDELERFESRRDFGYCGCIKVEEVVGAMRNMIGGKATSPNEIPVEFWKCVWRAGLEWLTGLLNIIFKAKRMLEEWRWSTVVPLYKNKCDI, encoded by the exons ATGGGGTGGACCAGGTTTCGGACAACTTTATATAAAAACAACGCCCAGTTCACAGCCGTTGGATCACACAAGATCAACGGCTATGATGACAAGGGCGAAAAACGATGTCGTTTGATGATGGGGGAGACTGGACCGG gagtatttcacacaggccaaaaatcatgtgctcacaatgGTCGtatgtatgaggaactagggaaaAAAGGCgaggagaagaagttattccggctGGCCAAGCtgagagagaggaaggctcgagatttggaccaagtgagatgTATCAAGGATGAAGATGATAGAGTATTGATAGAGAATGCGCAGATTAAGAGAAGATGGCAGACTTAttttcataaacttctgaatgaagaAGAGGATCGGGATATTGTGCTAGACGAATTGGAACGTTTCGAGAGTCGCCGTGACTTTGGATACTGCGGGTGTATCAAGGTTGAGGAGGTCGTGGGAGCTATGCGTAATATGATTGGGGGCAAAGCGACCAGTCCAAATGAGATTccggtggaattttggaagtgCGTATGGAGAGCAGGTTTGGAGTGGTTGACTGGGTtgttaaatattatttttaaggcgaagaggatgctagaggagtggaggtggagtacggtagttccattgtataagaacaaatgTGATATATAg